In a genomic window of Helianthus annuus cultivar XRQ/B chromosome 10, HanXRQr2.0-SUNRISE, whole genome shotgun sequence:
- the LOC110926665 gene encoding homeobox-leucine zipper protein ANTHOCYANINLESS 2: MEGNGNQRAREEVPATTSDENENCEFRSSDEDEINHGGSSSSSRQYSRYTREQVEELEKFFKKNPHPTEKERTEIANKLNITINKVKFWFQNRRTQLKSQKERSENVILKQENEQLRLENLAMAEVLKNPLCNKCGAQATIPDGSIHAHKVVIENARLKEEFSHFTSQVSQMFGIPLSNKVTIPGDTLNPIMSRSLMDYDIPIQRNEYLVQASRAMEVLLKLGNVNAPLWNRNIEGGGETLNFVEYERDFPPFLGTKPPGFVSEATRARSVVPMTSSTLVEALLNADQWREMFIGMIGSCTTMEVISNGTGGSRNGALQLMKAEIQLISPLVPVRGLKFIRFAKQQAQGQWTVVDLSIYSRIEGHMTRRCPSGGILHDMPNGFTMVTWIEHTEYDEQSVSHQYRQLINSGVGFGAQRWISALLRHCESITAIMSPTLNHHLLQDTKRSLRGLAQRMMSIFCGGVCLTDGQQWDLVADHAPRRPRIMAHNYISGFGEPMGIVTSATYSVWIPTNHRHLFDMLKTKDRCIWDVICHRIAVRNMIHLPLGQDETSPNCISILYSNIERTTEDDQVMVLQETISDMTGSLIVYATIDFPTVSVVMNGEDISSVALLPSGLCIVPGYGEDGAGGERGSMVTVGLQLLHPDITTSNMITMETIIMINDLVARTVQGIKEIV; this comes from the exons ATGGAAGGAAATGGTAATCAAAGGGCCAGGGAAGAAGTACCTGCAACAACATCCGATGAAAATGAGAATTGTGAATTCAGGTCTAGTGACGAAGACGAAATCAATCATGGCGGTTCATCTTCGAGTTCACGACAATATAGCCGTTACACACGAGAGCAAGTTGAAGAACTTGAAAA ATTCTTCAAAAAGAACCCTCACCCTACCGAGAAAGAAAGGACTGAAATTGCAAATAAACTCAATATCACTATCAATAAGGTCAAATTTTggttccagaatagaagaactCAATTGAAG AGTCAAAAGGAGCGCAGTGAGAATGTGATTTTGAAGCAAGAGAACGAGCAACTGAGGCTTGAGAATTTAGCAATGGCAGAAGTCCTAAAGAACCCGCTTTGCAACAAATGTGGTGCACAAGCAACAATACCAGACGGGTCCATTCACGCACACAAAGTCGTGATAGAGAACGCACGGTTGAAAGAGGAATTTAGCCATTTCACCAGTCAAGTCAGTCAAATGTTTGGTATACCATTGTCAAACAAAGTGACAATTCCTGGTGACACTTTAAACCCAATCATGAGTCGATCACTTATGGACTACGACATACCCATTCAAAGGAATGAATATCTTGTGCAAGCATCAAGAGCCATGGAAGTGCTCTTAAAGCTTGGGAATGTCAATGCTCCACTATGGAATAGAAACATAGAAGGTGGAGGAGAAACCCTTAATTTTGTTGAATATGAAAGGGATTTTCCTCCTTTCCTTGGCACAAAACCACCTGGATTCGTATCTGAGGCTACACGGGCTAGGAGCGTGGTACCGATGACTAGCTCAACCCTTGTAGAAGCATTACTCAACGCG GATCAATGGAGAGAAATGTTTATAGGCATGATAGGCAGTTGTACTACAATGGAAGTGATTTCCAATGGTACAGGAGGCTCAAGAAATGGTGCTCTCCAACTT ATGAAGGCCGAAATTCAACTCATTTCGCCTTTAGTGCCAGTTCGAGGGCTTAAGTTTATTCGATTTGCCAAACAGCAAGCACAGGGGCAATGGACTGTGGTTGATTTGTCAATCTATTCAAGAATTGAAGGACACATGACAAGAAGGTGTCCTTCTGGTGGTATCCTACATGATATGCCAAATGGTTTCACCATG GTTACGTGGATCGAACATACTGAATACGATGAGCAATCGGTCTCCCACCAGTATCGTCAGTTAATCAACTCGGGTGTGGGCTTCGGTGCACAAAGATGGATTAGTGCACTTTTGAGGCATTGTGAAAGCATAACAGCCATCATGTCTCCCACCCTCAACCACCACCTGCTTCAAGATACAAAAAGAAGCTTAAGAGGCCTAGCACAAcgcatgatgagtatcttttgcGGTGGGGTTTGTTTAACCGATGGTCAACAATGGGATTTGGTTGCGGATCATGCACCAAGAAGACCAAGGATCATGGCACACAATTACATAAGTGGTTTTGGTGAACCAATGGGAATAGTCACTAGTGCAACCTATTCAGTCTGGATACCCACAAATCACCGACACCTGTTTGATATGTTGAAAACAAAAGACAGGTGTATATGGGATGTGATATGCCATAGGATTGCCGTTAGAAACATGATCCATTTACCGTTGGGCCAAGACGAAACAAGTCCTAACTGCATCTCCATTTTATATTCCAATATT GAAAGGACAACTGAAGACGATCAGGTTATGGTGCTGCAGGAGACAATCAGTGATATGACAGGATCACTCATTGTCTATGCAACTATAGATTTCCCAACAGTATCCGTGGTGATGAATGGCGAGGACATTTCTTCGGTGGCTCTCTTGCCATCAGGGTTATGTATAGTCCCAGGATATGGCGAAGACGGTGCAGGTGGTGAACGTGGATCAATGGTGACTGTGGGGCTCCAACTACTGCACCCGGATATAACTACCTCAAACATGATCACAATGGAAACCATCATCATGATAAACGATCTGGTGGCACGAACAGTTCAGGGAATCAAAGAAATTGTTTGA